In Arthrobacter citreus, a genomic segment contains:
- a CDS encoding YsnF/AvaK domain-containing protein: MISNQQVEGLMAGSGNVLGPNGDKIGSVGTFYLDDQTNEPAWVTVNTGLFGTNESFVPLSEATVEGVDVLVPYSKDEVKNSPQVESDGSISPEEEVTLYRYYGFTYDDGSADTSTMDAGSGTMTDSGTRTDRTTGVDRDFGDDSDITRSGVGTSSGNASGTVGHDTSGPTTDDAMTRSEEQLDVGTQTRQTGKARLRKYVVTENVTTQVPVSHEEVRVEREPITDANVDSAMSGPELSEEEHEVTLHAEEPVVEKKTVPVERVRLDTETVTDTESVTEEVSKEQIDTDVDGTTRRSGHDGSGGSSSGR, encoded by the coding sequence ATGATCAGCAATCAGCAAGTCGAAGGCCTCATGGCCGGATCAGGCAACGTGCTGGGCCCCAACGGAGACAAGATTGGCTCGGTGGGGACGTTCTACCTGGACGATCAGACCAACGAGCCCGCATGGGTAACCGTCAATACGGGTCTCTTCGGCACCAATGAGTCTTTCGTCCCGCTCAGCGAGGCAACCGTCGAGGGCGTGGACGTACTGGTGCCCTACTCCAAGGATGAGGTGAAGAACTCTCCGCAGGTGGAGTCCGACGGATCCATCTCCCCGGAAGAGGAAGTGACCCTCTACCGCTACTACGGATTCACATACGACGACGGTTCCGCTGACACGAGCACCATGGACGCCGGTTCGGGCACGATGACCGACAGCGGCACCAGGACGGACCGCACCACGGGCGTGGACCGCGATTTCGGGGACGACAGCGACATTACCCGTTCCGGCGTCGGGACCTCCTCGGGCAACGCCTCCGGCACCGTGGGACACGACACCTCCGGTCCCACCACCGACGATGCGATGACCCGGTCCGAAGAACAGCTTGATGTGGGAACCCAGACCCGGCAGACCGGTAAGGCACGCCTGCGCAAGTATGTTGTCACGGAAAACGTCACCACCCAGGTTCCGGTCAGCCATGAAGAGGTCCGGGTGGAGCGGGAGCCCATCACCGATGCCAACGTCGATTCCGCCATGTCCGGTCCCGAGCTCAGCGAAGAGGAGCACGAGGTAACGCTTCACGCCGAGGAGCCTGTGGTGGAGAAGAAGACCGTTCCGGTGGAGCGGGTCAGGCTCGACACCGAAACGGTCACCGACACTGAGAGCGTGACCGAGGAAGTCAGCAAGGAGCAGATCGATACGGACGTGGACGGCACTACCCGCCGTTCCGGACATGACGGCTCCGGCGGGTCCAGCTCCGGACGGTAA
- a CDS encoding phosphoribosyltransferase, translated as MAPRRYRDRQDAGRTLGLELAPYFGTRELLVIGLPRGGVPVAAAVADLLRAPLDVVAVRKVGFPSQPELAAGAMAWLAGTVTTVRNEPVLLEWQRSLAPLRHRDPSSSSRHLDADRAFDAAAAIEQLELIRRDKLYRMGRSSLDVGGRTVIVVDDGVATGSTMRAALLALRRQEPARLVAAAPASCGDPGWLAALADDVVIPWRSGGLTAVGQAYEHFDQTTDNEILQLLNVP; from the coding sequence ATGGCACCACGGCGGTACCGCGACAGGCAGGACGCCGGCCGGACGCTGGGCCTGGAACTCGCACCGTATTTCGGCACGCGTGAGCTGTTGGTGATCGGGCTGCCGCGCGGCGGAGTGCCGGTTGCCGCCGCGGTGGCCGACCTGCTGCGCGCACCGCTGGACGTAGTGGCGGTCCGCAAAGTGGGGTTTCCGTCCCAGCCCGAACTGGCCGCCGGAGCCATGGCATGGCTGGCGGGAACGGTCACCACTGTGCGCAACGAGCCGGTGCTTCTCGAATGGCAGCGGTCCCTGGCGCCCCTGCGCCACCGGGATCCGTCGTCCTCCTCCCGTCATCTGGACGCGGACCGGGCTTTTGACGCGGCAGCTGCCATTGAACAGCTTGAGCTGATCCGCCGGGACAAGCTCTACCGGATGGGCCGCTCCTCCCTGGACGTGGGCGGCCGGACCGTGATCGTGGTTGACGACGGGGTGGCCACCGGCAGCACCATGCGGGCAGCCCTGCTGGCGCTGCGCCGCCAGGAGCCTGCCCGCCTGGTGGCCGCCGCTCCTGCCAGCTGCGGGGATCCGGGTTGGCTGGCTGCGCTGGCCGACGACGTCGTCATTCCCTGGCGAAGCGGCGGGCTGACGGCGGTGGGGCAGGCTTATGAGCACTTTGACCAGACCACCGACAACGAGATACTGCAGCTCCTCAACGTCCCCTAA
- a CDS encoding alpha-L-glutamate ligase — protein sequence MSSATPTIYALHENPEWFPPFARAFEAEGLRVEEWLLTDGVLDLDSVPPEGIFWSRISASSHTRDHGLSKDYARAVLSWLEAHGRRTVNGRRILELEMSKVDQLTALRAAGIDTPRTVAAVGREQILAAAKEFAAPFITKHNQGGKGLGVRKFESHGELAEYVAGAEFEEPADGITLIQEFIVAAEPFITRVEIVGGEFIYAIKADTARGGFQLCPADACAIDPSTGKPIMPPGATIAPDSDTQLFSLREGFDHPIIGQYLDFAKRTGLEVCGIEFMETADGRILTYDVNTNTNYNAAVEAAAPRSAPRALAQYLKGLTD from the coding sequence ATGAGCTCCGCCACCCCCACGATCTACGCCCTGCACGAGAACCCGGAATGGTTTCCCCCGTTTGCCCGCGCCTTCGAAGCCGAAGGGCTGCGGGTGGAGGAATGGCTGCTGACCGACGGCGTCCTGGACCTGGACTCGGTCCCGCCGGAAGGCATCTTCTGGTCGCGGATCAGCGCCTCATCACACACCCGGGATCACGGGTTGTCCAAGGACTATGCGCGGGCGGTGCTGTCCTGGCTCGAAGCCCACGGCCGGCGCACGGTCAACGGCCGCCGGATCCTGGAACTGGAAATGAGCAAGGTGGACCAGCTCACCGCGCTCCGGGCCGCCGGGATCGATACCCCGCGCACTGTTGCAGCCGTTGGCAGGGAGCAGATCCTGGCCGCGGCCAAGGAGTTTGCCGCACCGTTCATCACCAAGCACAACCAGGGCGGCAAGGGGCTCGGGGTGCGGAAGTTCGAGTCCCACGGCGAGCTGGCCGAGTACGTGGCCGGTGCCGAGTTCGAAGAGCCGGCGGACGGCATCACCCTGATCCAGGAGTTCATTGTTGCCGCGGAACCCTTCATTACCCGGGTGGAGATCGTCGGCGGGGAGTTCATCTATGCCATTAAGGCCGACACGGCCCGCGGCGGATTCCAGCTGTGCCCCGCCGATGCCTGCGCCATTGACCCGTCCACCGGCAAGCCGATCATGCCGCCCGGCGCCACCATCGCGCCGGACTCTGACACCCAGCTCTTCAGCCTGCGGGAGGGGTTTGACCATCCGATCATTGGCCAGTACCTGGACTTCGCCAAGCGCACCGGCCTGGAGGTGTGCGGCATTGAGTTCATGGAAACCGCCGACGGCCGCATCCTTACCTATGACGTCAACACCAACACCAACTACAACGCAGCAGTTGAAGCGGCGGCGCCCCGCTCGGCTCCCCGGGCCCTGGCACAGTATCTCAAGGGACTCACGGACTAA
- a CDS encoding AbgT family transporter, whose product MRTSPDSLGTGRPSLPDRLLGGVERIGNKLPDPFMLFLFLFLAVAVVSTAMAWANVVVTVPGAAEETVIKGFFTAEGLSWFTTTLGANYLGFPPLATVLPILLAVGVAEKSGLLSALIRKAFGSAPRWALPYAVGFVGVTGSIMSDAAFVVIPPLAALVFKAAGRHPVAGLLGGFAAAGAGYSTSMLVTSLDALFAGITTAVTETLPNPGAPVNPLSNYFFNFASSLVLILLAGFIIDKILEPRLARQGVPTEETEDETETDGGAPAAAHAPATPHAPAAALSSVLTPVERRGVLWAVVVGAAVALLILVGAVLPDSPWRNEDGGFLPKSPLLSSIVFIVFVLFTVPGLVYGKITGTIASGKDVPRVMGASLKDMSGFLVLAFILGQFIALFNWSGIGNWIAVAGASGLESIGLTGYPAILGFILLASVLNLFIISGSAMWTLMASVFVPMFALLGFEPAFIQGAFRVGDSATQILTPLNPYMIVLLTMLRKYEPQAGLGTVIARMLPFTILFWLAWVAVLTVFFIFDLPMGPGNGIYIGG is encoded by the coding sequence ATGAGAACTTCGCCCGACTCCCTCGGCACCGGCCGCCCCAGTCTTCCCGACCGTCTCCTTGGCGGGGTGGAGCGGATCGGCAACAAGCTGCCTGACCCGTTCATGCTCTTCCTGTTCCTCTTCCTGGCCGTGGCCGTGGTGTCCACCGCCATGGCCTGGGCCAACGTCGTGGTCACGGTGCCGGGCGCGGCCGAGGAGACCGTCATCAAGGGCTTCTTCACCGCTGAAGGACTGAGCTGGTTCACCACCACCCTCGGTGCCAACTATCTGGGTTTCCCGCCGCTGGCCACCGTGCTGCCGATCCTGCTGGCCGTGGGTGTTGCGGAGAAGTCGGGGCTGCTGTCAGCCCTGATCCGGAAGGCCTTCGGCTCCGCTCCGCGCTGGGCGCTGCCCTACGCCGTCGGGTTTGTGGGAGTGACCGGGTCGATCATGTCCGACGCCGCCTTTGTGGTCATTCCTCCGCTCGCGGCGCTCGTTTTCAAGGCCGCTGGCCGGCATCCGGTGGCCGGCCTGCTGGGTGGTTTTGCCGCTGCCGGTGCCGGCTACTCCACGTCGATGCTGGTCACGAGCCTGGATGCGCTCTTTGCCGGAATCACGACGGCGGTGACCGAGACCCTGCCCAACCCCGGTGCGCCGGTAAACCCGCTGTCCAACTACTTCTTCAACTTTGCCTCCTCGCTGGTGCTGATCCTGCTGGCCGGCTTCATCATCGACAAGATCCTGGAGCCCCGCCTGGCCCGGCAGGGCGTACCCACCGAGGAAACCGAAGACGAAACCGAAACGGACGGCGGCGCACCCGCCGCTGCTCACGCACCCGCCACTCCGCACGCCCCCGCGGCTGCGCTGTCCTCGGTGCTGACCCCGGTGGAACGCCGCGGCGTGCTGTGGGCCGTTGTTGTGGGAGCCGCCGTCGCGCTCCTGATCCTGGTGGGTGCGGTGCTGCCGGACTCGCCGTGGCGCAACGAGGACGGCGGGTTCCTGCCCAAGTCCCCGCTGCTGAGCTCCATCGTCTTCATCGTGTTTGTCCTGTTCACCGTCCCGGGACTGGTCTACGGCAAGATCACCGGAACCATCGCCTCCGGGAAAGATGTTCCGCGGGTCATGGGTGCTTCGCTCAAGGACATGAGCGGGTTCCTGGTGCTGGCGTTCATCCTGGGCCAGTTCATTGCCCTGTTCAACTGGTCCGGAATCGGCAACTGGATTGCGGTTGCCGGAGCATCCGGGCTGGAATCCATCGGCCTGACCGGTTATCCGGCGATCCTCGGCTTCATCCTGCTGGCCTCCGTGCTGAACCTGTTCATCATTTCCGGCTCTGCCATGTGGACCCTGATGGCATCGGTGTTTGTGCCCATGTTTGCCCTGCTCGGGTTCGAGCCGGCCTTCATCCAGGGCGCGTTCCGGGTGGGGGACTCCGCAACACAGATCCTCACCCCGCTGAACCCGTACATGATCGTGCTGCTGACCATGCTGCGCAAGTATGAGCCCCAGGCGGGCCTGGGCACCGTCATCGCCCGGATGCTTCCCTTCACCATCCTCTTTTGGCTGGCATGGGTGGCCGTGCTGACGGTGTTCTTCATCTTTGACCTCCCCATGGGACCGGGCAACGGAATATACATCGGCGGCTAG
- a CDS encoding SGNH/GDSL hydrolase family protein, with amino-acid sequence MNAVPDNNAAPEYDGGARSWAGARYVALGSSYASAPGLGHPVPDSPPEAGRTDANYAHLLAGALQLSLTDATSSGATTADVLWRPQYGQAPQADALTPDTDLVTVTVGGNDIGYAASLMMAGLSPAAYLRHRPSMEFIKALAPAVLNRNIGLLPADMASVGQLIRRRSPNAVVLFVEYLTVLPLDPRIRVPGMKPAQAAACRRLAVHLALATEAGANATGCSVVRVAKASADHYAGSDDPWTVGAFLPTEGGPLPFHPNQAGHEAVARMIRTHLGA; translated from the coding sequence ATGAACGCAGTGCCTGATAACAACGCAGCGCCGGAATACGACGGCGGCGCACGCAGTTGGGCCGGGGCCCGCTATGTGGCGCTGGGAAGCTCCTACGCATCGGCTCCCGGATTGGGGCATCCGGTGCCGGACAGCCCTCCGGAAGCCGGCCGCACCGATGCCAACTACGCCCACCTCCTCGCGGGAGCACTGCAGCTTTCCCTCACTGACGCCACGAGCTCCGGGGCCACCACTGCAGACGTTTTGTGGCGCCCGCAGTACGGGCAGGCGCCCCAGGCCGACGCCCTGACCCCCGACACGGATCTGGTCACGGTCACGGTTGGCGGCAATGACATCGGCTATGCAGCCTCGCTGATGATGGCAGGACTATCGCCGGCCGCATATCTGCGGCACCGTCCGTCGATGGAGTTCATTAAGGCCCTCGCGCCGGCGGTGCTGAACCGGAACATCGGCCTGCTGCCTGCGGATATGGCGTCCGTCGGGCAGCTGATCCGGCGCCGCTCCCCCAACGCCGTCGTACTGTTCGTGGAATATCTGACCGTGCTGCCGCTGGATCCGCGCATCAGGGTGCCGGGCATGAAGCCGGCCCAGGCCGCCGCCTGCCGCCGCCTCGCCGTACATCTCGCGCTGGCCACGGAAGCCGGCGCAAACGCCACCGGCTGTTCCGTGGTCCGGGTGGCCAAGGCCAGCGCGGACCACTATGCAGGCTCGGACGACCCCTGGACGGTGGGAGCCTTCCTGCCAACCGAAGGCGGACCGCTCCCGTTCCACCCCAACCAGGCCGGCCACGAGGCCGTGGCCCGGATGATCCGCACCCACCTCGGAGCGTAG
- a CDS encoding SDR family NAD(P)-dependent oxidoreductase: protein MTPTALITGATSGIGAEFARQLAHRGYNLVLTARNEQRLKDSAAALAREYAVQTEYITADLADPDGVELVSRRLEKPDITLLVNNAGYGLKNNFERNELSAELDHLNVLVAAPLQLSHTALNTMLSRMEGPGGHIINVASVAGFIPRGTYSAAKSWVITFSRWANIAYGGRGVHVTALCPGFVHTEFHQRMDMDKTVYPNWMWLDAERVVREGLADAFAGKGVSIPSKRYKALAWFGARGPQAIVARIAGRGR, encoded by the coding sequence ATGACTCCCACAGCTTTGATTACCGGCGCCACGTCAGGCATCGGCGCCGAATTTGCCCGCCAGCTGGCTCACCGCGGCTACAACCTGGTCCTGACAGCCCGCAACGAACAGCGGCTGAAGGACTCGGCTGCTGCACTGGCCCGGGAATACGCCGTGCAGACTGAATACATAACAGCGGACCTCGCCGACCCCGACGGCGTGGAGCTGGTCAGCCGCCGGCTGGAAAAACCCGACATCACGCTGCTCGTCAACAACGCAGGCTACGGCCTGAAGAACAACTTTGAACGCAATGAGCTGTCCGCGGAGCTGGATCACCTCAATGTGCTGGTCGCGGCACCGCTGCAGCTGAGCCACACGGCGCTGAACACCATGCTGTCCCGGATGGAGGGTCCGGGCGGGCACATCATCAACGTGGCCTCCGTTGCCGGGTTCATTCCCCGCGGCACCTACAGCGCCGCCAAGTCCTGGGTCATCACGTTCAGCCGCTGGGCCAACATCGCGTACGGCGGCCGCGGCGTGCACGTGACGGCGCTGTGCCCCGGCTTCGTCCACACCGAGTTCCATCAGCGCATGGACATGGACAAAACCGTTTACCCCAACTGGATGTGGCTCGACGCCGAACGGGTGGTGCGCGAGGGGCTCGCCGATGCCTTTGCCGGCAAGGGAGTGTCCATTCCGTCCAAGAGGTACAAGGCGCTCGCGTGGTTTGGCGCCCGCGGTCCGCAGGCCATCGTGGCGCGGATCGCCGGCCGCGGCCGCTAG
- a CDS encoding LysR family transcriptional regulator produces MLDVRRMNLLREVKVRGTLAAVAETLGLSPSAVSQQLALLEKDVGVELLRKTGRGVQLTPQAEILVAHTSDILESLERAEADLASSLTTVTGRIRVAVFQSAALALLPGALSLLRREHPDLRVEMVQREPETALYETWARDFDVVIAEQYPGHAAVRHPELDRVHLTSDAIRLAVPHEGLTPVHSLADTADLPWVMEPRGAASRHWAEQACRRAGFEPDVRYETADLQAQIRLIESGNAVALMPDLVWTGREPSVRLLELNGRPRRSIFTSVRRAGSRRPAVLACREVLERTARTVAAQPPPAS; encoded by the coding sequence GTGCTGGACGTACGCAGAATGAACCTTTTACGCGAGGTGAAGGTGCGTGGAACGCTGGCAGCCGTTGCCGAAACGCTGGGCCTCAGCCCGTCCGCCGTCTCCCAGCAGCTGGCCCTGCTGGAGAAGGATGTTGGCGTGGAACTGCTGCGGAAAACCGGACGCGGAGTGCAGCTGACCCCGCAGGCCGAGATTCTGGTGGCGCATACCTCCGACATCCTGGAATCGCTGGAACGCGCCGAAGCGGACCTGGCCTCGTCATTGACCACGGTTACCGGAAGGATCCGGGTGGCGGTGTTTCAGTCGGCAGCCCTGGCCCTGCTCCCCGGCGCCCTGTCGCTGCTGCGCCGCGAGCATCCCGACCTGCGGGTGGAAATGGTGCAGCGGGAACCGGAAACAGCACTGTACGAAACCTGGGCGCGCGACTTCGACGTGGTGATAGCCGAGCAGTACCCGGGGCACGCCGCCGTGCGGCACCCGGAATTGGACCGCGTGCACTTGACCTCCGACGCCATCCGGCTGGCTGTGCCCCACGAGGGGCTGACGCCGGTGCACTCACTGGCGGACACGGCAGACCTGCCCTGGGTCATGGAGCCGCGGGGGGCCGCGTCACGCCACTGGGCGGAACAGGCCTGCCGGCGGGCCGGCTTTGAACCGGACGTTCGCTACGAAACGGCGGACCTGCAGGCACAGATCCGCCTCATCGAATCCGGCAACGCCGTCGCCCTGATGCCGGACCTGGTCTGGACCGGACGGGAGCCCAGCGTCCGGCTGCTGGAACTGAACGGCAGGCCACGGCGGAGCATCTTTACCTCGGTGCGGCGGGCCGGCAGCCGGCGGCCCGCCGTCCTGGCCTGCCGGGAGGTGCTGGAGCGGACGGCACGGACGGTGGCGGCCCAGCCGCCGCCGGCCTCATAA
- a CDS encoding M20 family metallopeptidase, translated as MTRITAPSTAYLLHLDAETARRMQTAQAPDSPFAGASAQLAAALEARVDALAADLSEVVHTLHGDPETAYEEHRSAAFLVELLNRHGIKAGLGVFGLSTAVRAEIGSGSGPAIAILSEYDALPEVGHACGHNVIAATGVGAFIALAKTLDEDPEAFPGRVVFLGTPAEEGHSGKEVMARGGAFDDVDAAIMVHPYAMDLAEQVWLGRRLLTVTFSGVAAHASAQPFMGRNALDAASLAYTGIGLLRQQLPPADRVHAIITEGGQRPSVIPEKAVLKLYARSKYPDTLKDLSARLEDIATGAALMTGTAVDISWDEHPPSLPVRTNSALTGRWVAAQQRRGRSPLPAGVVSETIAASTDFGNVSYRIPGIHPLIGIAPADVALHTRAFAEAAGSPAAESGALDGAAGLALTALDYLCDPELREAVAREFAEAGGPVDVPSYFD; from the coding sequence ATGACCCGCATCACAGCACCGAGTACTGCCTACCTACTCCACCTCGACGCCGAAACCGCACGCCGCATGCAGACGGCCCAGGCTCCGGACTCGCCCTTTGCGGGAGCTTCCGCCCAGCTGGCCGCTGCACTGGAGGCGCGCGTGGATGCGCTCGCCGCGGATCTGTCCGAGGTGGTCCACACCCTGCACGGGGATCCCGAAACCGCCTATGAGGAGCACCGCAGCGCGGCGTTCCTCGTGGAACTGCTGAACCGGCACGGAATCAAGGCCGGGCTGGGTGTGTTTGGGCTTTCCACCGCCGTGCGGGCCGAGATCGGCTCCGGCTCCGGCCCGGCCATCGCCATTCTCAGCGAATACGATGCCCTGCCGGAAGTGGGCCACGCCTGCGGCCACAATGTCATTGCGGCCACCGGCGTCGGTGCATTCATTGCCCTCGCCAAAACCCTGGACGAGGATCCGGAAGCCTTCCCCGGCCGGGTGGTGTTCCTGGGAACCCCCGCCGAGGAAGGGCACTCGGGCAAGGAGGTCATGGCCCGCGGGGGTGCTTTTGACGACGTTGACGCGGCGATCATGGTCCACCCCTACGCCATGGACCTCGCCGAGCAGGTATGGCTCGGCCGGCGGCTGCTCACGGTCACCTTCTCCGGTGTGGCGGCGCATGCCTCCGCCCAGCCGTTCATGGGCCGCAACGCACTGGACGCAGCATCCCTGGCCTACACCGGCATTGGCCTGCTCCGCCAGCAGCTGCCGCCGGCGGACCGGGTGCACGCGATCATCACCGAAGGCGGGCAGCGTCCCAGCGTGATCCCGGAAAAGGCGGTGCTGAAGCTCTACGCGCGGTCCAAGTATCCCGACACCCTGAAAGACCTCAGCGCCCGGCTCGAGGACATTGCCACCGGCGCGGCCCTCATGACGGGCACCGCGGTGGATATCAGCTGGGACGAGCATCCGCCGTCGCTGCCCGTCCGCACCAATTCCGCCCTCACCGGCCGGTGGGTGGCCGCGCAGCAGCGCCGCGGACGCAGCCCGCTGCCCGCCGGCGTCGTATCCGAAACCATTGCCGCGTCCACCGACTTCGGCAATGTCAGCTACCGAATCCCCGGAATCCATCCGCTGATCGGCATCGCACCGGCGGACGTGGCACTGCATACCCGGGCCTTTGCGGAGGCCGCCGGCTCGCCGGCTGCCGAATCCGGGGCGCTCGACGGCGCTGCGGGGCTGGCGCTGACCGCTCTCGATTACCTCTGTGATCCGGAACTGCGCGAAGCGGTGGCCCGGGAGTTCGCCGAAGCCGGCGGTCCCGTGGACGTTCCCTCCTACTTCGACTAA
- a CDS encoding long-chain-fatty-acid--CoA ligase, with amino-acid sequence MTAAQEPLWVKNYQPGVPATIELPTESLTAMVEDAVTRFGPKVALEFFGAETTYTELGEKIDRAAEGLRRLGVGRGHRVAIVLPNCPQYLIAFYAVLRLGAVVVGHNPLYTERELRHQFENHGAQVAIVWDKAVEKIQDFPDDIAVKTIIAVDITKAMPRLKRMALRLPVPKLRRTRAGLTAKTENTMSWEKLLSSPRIDSAYPRPSVKDLAALQYTSGTTGTPKGVMLTHYNLRSNALQGQAWMHGAEEGKEVIFGVLPMFHAFGLTLYLTFAMLTGSRLVLFPKFDVDLVLTAAKKSRPTVFCAVPPIYEKTALESKKRGIDLSTIRFAISGAMTLPAATVKLWEEVSGGLLVEGYGLTESSPVALGNPFADSRRNGTIGVPFPSTEMRVADPEHPENNVPAGERGELLIRGPQVFAGYWNNTEDTEQVLLEGGWLRTGDIVTVDEDGFVKVVDRRKELIITGGFNVSPSEVEEVLRSNQAIADVAVVGLPRADGGEQVVAAVVLQAGTELDEAGLRAWCRERLTPYKVPRRIVAVEELPKSMLGKVLRREVRGLLTDSK; translated from the coding sequence ATGACTGCTGCCCAGGAACCGTTGTGGGTCAAGAACTACCAGCCCGGAGTTCCGGCAACCATTGAGCTGCCCACCGAGTCCCTGACAGCCATGGTGGAGGACGCCGTCACCCGCTTCGGTCCCAAGGTGGCACTGGAGTTCTTCGGCGCCGAAACCACCTACACCGAGCTGGGCGAGAAGATCGACCGCGCCGCCGAGGGCCTGCGCAGGCTCGGCGTGGGCCGGGGACACCGGGTGGCCATCGTGCTGCCGAACTGCCCCCAGTACCTCATCGCGTTCTACGCGGTGCTGCGCCTGGGCGCCGTCGTCGTCGGCCACAACCCGCTGTACACGGAGCGCGAACTGCGCCACCAGTTTGAAAACCACGGCGCCCAGGTGGCCATTGTCTGGGACAAGGCCGTGGAGAAGATCCAGGACTTCCCCGATGACATTGCAGTGAAGACCATCATTGCCGTGGACATCACCAAGGCCATGCCGCGCCTGAAGCGGATGGCGCTGCGGCTGCCCGTCCCGAAACTGCGCCGCACCCGCGCCGGGCTGACCGCCAAGACCGAAAACACGATGTCGTGGGAGAAACTGCTCAGCTCGCCCCGGATCGACAGCGCCTACCCCCGCCCCTCCGTGAAGGACCTGGCGGCACTGCAGTACACCTCGGGCACCACCGGCACTCCCAAGGGCGTCATGCTCACCCACTACAACCTGCGCTCCAACGCCCTGCAGGGACAGGCCTGGATGCACGGCGCCGAAGAGGGCAAGGAAGTCATCTTCGGGGTGCTGCCAATGTTCCACGCCTTCGGCCTGACGCTGTACCTGACCTTCGCCATGCTGACCGGTTCCCGGCTGGTGCTGTTCCCCAAGTTCGACGTGGACCTGGTCCTGACAGCGGCCAAGAAGTCCCGGCCCACCGTGTTCTGCGCCGTGCCGCCGATCTATGAGAAGACGGCGCTGGAATCCAAGAAGCGCGGCATTGACCTGTCCACCATCCGTTTCGCCATCTCCGGCGCCATGACGCTGCCGGCCGCAACGGTGAAGCTGTGGGAAGAAGTCTCGGGCGGGCTGCTGGTGGAAGGCTACGGCCTCACCGAATCCTCGCCCGTGGCCCTGGGCAATCCCTTCGCCGACTCGCGCCGCAACGGCACCATCGGTGTCCCTTTCCCGAGCACGGAAATGCGGGTGGCCGATCCCGAACACCCGGAGAACAATGTTCCCGCCGGCGAGCGGGGCGAGCTGCTGATCCGCGGCCCGCAGGTTTTCGCCGGTTACTGGAACAACACCGAGGACACTGAGCAGGTGTTGCTCGAGGGTGGCTGGCTCCGCACCGGAGACATTGTGACGGTCGACGAGGACGGGTTCGTGAAGGTGGTGGACCGCCGCAAGGAACTGATCATCACCGGTGGTTTTAATGTGTCGCCCAGCGAAGTCGAGGAAGTGCTGCGCAGCAACCAGGCCATTGCCGACGTCGCCGTGGTGGGTCTTCCCCGGGCCGACGGCGGCGAGCAGGTGGTGGCGGCCGTGGTGCTGCAGGCGGGAACGGAGCTGGATGAAGCCGGCCTGCGCGCCTGGTGCCGCGAGCGGCTGACCCCCTACAAGGTGCCGCGCCGCATCGTGGCCGTGGAAGAGCTGCCCAAGTCGATGCTGGGCAAGGTCCTCCGCCGCGAGGTGCGCGGACTCCTCACCGACTCGAAGTAG